Proteins encoded within one genomic window of Sphingomonas sp. NBWT7:
- the hrpB gene encoding ATP-dependent helicase HrpB has protein sequence MADALPIHAVLPDLLATLRARSSAVLVAPPGAGKTTAVAPALLAERWCTGEILLLSPRRLAARAAAERMAALAGESVGQTFGYATRLDTRRSAATRVTVVTEGIFTARIQRDPELAGVSAVLFDEVHERSLDGDFGLALALDAQAGLREDLRLVAMSATLDGARFAAVMEGAPVIESAGRSWPLTLHHVGRTHERIEDAVAATIRLALRDAEGGILAFLPGVAEIERTAERLERLDDVALHRLHGSLDPAAQRAAIRAEPDGRRKVVLATSIAETSLTLDGIRIVVDSGLARRPRYDRAAGMTRLVTERASQASATQRAGRAARQGPGVAYRLWEEAATAGLPRFDPPEILEADLSALVLAAAIWGVADPRDLRWIDPPPAAAVVEARARLKSLDALDDDTRPTPHGRAIATLPMPPRLAHMLLRAGKIGQARAAAEVAVLLGERGLGGSDVDLDQRRRRWRADRSPKAQAARKLAERWARAVPDATGATPHDSPVALAVALAFPDRIARRRDASGETWASVGGRGFRLDPTASLTREEWLAVAETQGMAAGARILSAAAIDLATIEALLGDRIETQRRVDFDPATGAVRPIRERRLGALRLSGGPDSDAAPAAIEAALVEGVRTHGVTLLAWSDAATALRQRAAFAGVPLDDETLLARLDDWLPALVAGRRRLDAIPPGALTDALRGLLTWDELQRIDRIAPPHFTSPAGSTHAIDYAAEGGPRVELRVQALFGLADHPVVGADRVPLVLSLTSPAGRPIQTTRDLPGFWAGSWAAVAKEMRGRYPRHPWPDDPAATAATLRTKNADARSRGIR, from the coding sequence CTGGCTGACGCGCTGCCGATCCACGCCGTCCTGCCCGATCTGCTCGCGACGCTGCGCGCTCGATCGTCGGCGGTGCTCGTCGCGCCGCCGGGGGCGGGCAAGACCACCGCGGTCGCGCCCGCGCTGCTCGCCGAGCGATGGTGCACCGGCGAGATCCTGCTGCTGTCGCCGCGCCGTCTTGCGGCGCGCGCGGCGGCGGAACGGATGGCGGCGCTGGCGGGCGAATCCGTCGGGCAGACCTTCGGCTATGCGACGCGCCTCGATACGCGGCGCTCCGCCGCGACGCGCGTGACGGTGGTGACCGAGGGGATTTTCACCGCGCGAATCCAGCGCGATCCCGAACTCGCCGGCGTCTCCGCGGTGCTGTTCGACGAGGTGCACGAACGCAGCCTCGATGGTGATTTCGGACTCGCGCTCGCGCTCGATGCGCAGGCCGGGCTGCGTGAGGACCTGCGCCTCGTTGCGATGTCTGCGACGCTCGATGGCGCACGCTTCGCCGCGGTGATGGAGGGTGCGCCGGTCATCGAGAGCGCCGGGCGAAGCTGGCCGCTCACACTGCACCACGTCGGGCGCACGCACGAGCGGATCGAGGATGCGGTCGCCGCGACGATCCGGCTCGCGCTGCGCGATGCGGAAGGGGGCATCCTCGCCTTCCTGCCGGGCGTGGCGGAGATCGAGCGGACGGCGGAGCGGCTCGAAAGACTCGACGACGTCGCGCTGCATCGGCTTCACGGCAGCCTCGATCCCGCCGCGCAGCGTGCCGCGATCCGCGCCGAGCCCGACGGCCGCCGCAAGGTCGTGCTCGCCACGTCGATCGCGGAAACCAGCCTGACGCTCGACGGCATCCGCATCGTCGTCGATTCGGGGCTCGCGCGCCGCCCGCGCTACGATCGCGCCGCCGGCATGACGCGGCTGGTGACCGAGCGCGCGAGCCAGGCGTCGGCGACGCAGCGCGCCGGGCGCGCCGCGCGGCAGGGGCCGGGCGTCGCCTATCGCCTGTGGGAGGAGGCGGCCACTGCGGGCCTACCGCGTTTCGATCCGCCCGAGATCCTCGAGGCCGATCTGTCTGCACTGGTGCTCGCCGCCGCCATCTGGGGCGTCGCCGATCCGCGCGACCTGCGCTGGATCGATCCGCCGCCCGCCGCCGCCGTCGTCGAGGCTCGCGCGCGGCTCAAGTCACTCGATGCGCTCGATGACGACACCCGCCCGACGCCGCATGGCCGCGCGATCGCGACGCTGCCGATGCCGCCGCGTCTCGCGCACATGTTGTTGCGTGCCGGTAAAATCGGCCAGGCCCGCGCCGCCGCCGAGGTCGCGGTGCTGCTCGGCGAGCGTGGGCTCGGCGGCAGCGACGTCGATCTCGACCAGCGCCGACGCCGCTGGCGCGCCGACCGATCACCCAAGGCGCAGGCGGCGCGCAAGCTTGCCGAGCGCTGGGCGCGCGCGGTGCCCGACGCCACCGGCGCGACCCCGCACGACAGCCCTGTCGCGCTCGCCGTCGCACTCGCCTTCCCCGATCGCATCGCGCGGCGGCGCGACGCGTCGGGCGAGACCTGGGCGTCGGTCGGCGGCCGCGGCTTCCGGCTCGATCCCACTGCCTCGCTCACGCGCGAGGAATGGCTCGCGGTGGCCGAGACGCAGGGCATGGCGGCGGGCGCGCGCATCCTGTCCGCCGCGGCGATCGATCTCGCGACGATCGAGGCGCTGCTCGGCGACCGGATCGAAACGCAGCGCCGCGTCGACTTTGATCCCGCCACCGGCGCGGTTCGCCCGATTCGCGAGCGGCGGCTCGGCGCGCTGCGGCTGTCGGGCGGCCCCGACAGTGACGCCGCGCCCGCCGCGATCGAGGCCGCGCTGGTCGAGGGTGTCCGCACCCATGGCGTCACCCTGCTCGCATGGAGCGATGCGGCGACCGCGCTGCGTCAGCGCGCCGCCTTCGCCGGCGTGCCGCTCGATGACGAAACGCTGCTCGCGCGGCTCGACGATTGGCTACCTGCGCTCGTCGCCGGGCGCCGCCGGCTCGACGCGATCCCACCCGGCGCGCTCACCGATGCGCTGCGCGGCCTGCTGACGTGGGACGAGCTGCAGCGGATCGACCGGATCGCCCCGCCGCATTTCACCAGCCCCGCGGGCAGCACCCACGCGATCGATTATGCGGCGGAGGGGGGCCCGCGTGTCGAGCTGCGCGTTCAGGCGCTGTTCGGGCTCGCCGATCATCCCGTCGTCGGCGCGGACCGCGTGCCGCTGGTGCTGTCGCTCACCTCACCCGCCGGCCGCCCGATCCAGACGACGCGCGATCTGCCGGGCTTCTGGGCGGGCAGCTGGGCGGCGGTGGCGAAGGAGATGCGCGGCCGCTATCCCCGCCATCCCTGGCCCGACGATCCCGCCGCCACCGCCGCCACGCTGCGCACGAAAAATGCCGATGCAAGATCGCGCGGCATCCGGTAA
- a CDS encoding ETC complex I subunit: protein MPHARIFQRPKNATQSGKHRTDAWQLEFVSDAPKHADPLTGWAGGGETDEQVRLLFPTREAAIAYADREGVTYTVTPSPERTLKLQAYADNFK from the coding sequence ATGCCACACGCCCGCATCTTCCAGCGCCCGAAGAACGCCACGCAATCGGGCAAGCACCGCACCGACGCCTGGCAGCTCGAGTTCGTGTCCGACGCGCCCAAGCACGCCGATCCGCTCACCGGCTGGGCCGGCGGCGGCGAGACGGACGAGCAGGTGCGGTTGCTGTTCCCGACGCGCGAGGCGGCGATTGCCTATGCCGATCGCGAGGGCGTCACCTACACCGTCACGCCATCGCCCGAGAGGACGCTGAAGCTGCAGGCCTACGCCGACAACTTCAAGTAA
- a CDS encoding PhoH family protein, producing the protein MSRKPIPAQTGERSRTELTFERPQMLSVLFGQYDRNLVALENRLGVYITARGNRVGLEGTAEQVAIARDVLNDLYQRAVRGEEVDAGLVDASIAMAAEPTLDGIISAERAGGAPPIMIRTRKKTIVPRTPAQAHYMRELVTHDMIFALGPAGTGKTYLAVAQAVAQLITGSVQRLILSRPAVEAGERLGFLPGDMKEKVDPYLRPLYDALYDCLPAEQVERRIASGEIEIAPIAFMRGRTLADAFVILDEAQNTTPAQMKMFLTRFGQNSRMVICGDPNQTDLPGGVAASGLADATMRLDGVEGISLCRFTAADVVRHPIVGRIVEAYEGRDG; encoded by the coding sequence ATGAGCCGAAAGCCAATTCCCGCGCAGACGGGCGAGAGAAGCCGAACCGAATTGACGTTCGAGCGGCCGCAGATGCTGAGCGTGCTGTTTGGGCAATATGACCGCAATCTTGTCGCGCTCGAGAACCGGCTTGGCGTCTACATCACCGCGCGCGGCAACCGCGTTGGGCTGGAAGGCACGGCCGAGCAGGTGGCGATCGCGCGCGACGTGCTGAACGACCTGTACCAGCGCGCCGTGCGCGGCGAGGAAGTCGACGCCGGGCTGGTCGACGCGTCGATCGCGATGGCCGCGGAACCGACGCTCGACGGCATAATCTCGGCCGAGCGCGCGGGCGGTGCGCCGCCGATCATGATCCGCACACGCAAGAAGACGATCGTGCCGCGCACGCCGGCGCAAGCGCATTACATGCGCGAACTCGTCACGCACGACATGATCTTCGCGCTCGGCCCGGCGGGCACGGGCAAGACCTATCTCGCCGTCGCGCAGGCAGTCGCGCAGCTCATCACCGGCAGCGTCCAGCGACTGATCCTGTCGCGCCCCGCGGTCGAGGCGGGCGAGCGGCTCGGCTTCCTGCCGGGCGACATGAAGGAGAAGGTCGATCCCTATCTGCGCCCGCTCTACGACGCGCTGTACGACTGCCTGCCCGCCGAGCAGGTCGAGCGGCGCATCGCGAGCGGCGAGATCGAGATCGCGCCGATCGCCTTCATGCGCGGCCGCACGCTCGCCGACGCCTTCGTGATCCTCGACGAAGCGCAGAATACGACGCCCGCACAGATGAAAATGTTCCTCACCCGCTTCGGCCAGAACAGCCGCATGGTGATCTGCGGTGATCCGAACCAAACCGACCTGCCCGGCGGCGTGGCGGCGAGCGGGCTCGCCGATGCGACGATGCGGCTCGACGGTGTCGAGGGCATTTCGCTGTGCCGCTTCACCGCCGCCGACGTCGTGCGCCACCCGATCGTCGGCCGGATCGTCGAGGCGTATGAGGGACGCGATGGCTGA
- the ybeY gene encoding rRNA maturation RNase YbeY has product MIEIALSHEAPWPDADWETLAAAGARAAITATPYGTLLTSPAAVEISVRLTSDDEVHALNRQYRGKDKPTNVLSFPMVQPDLIDTVSQNSDDGEVLLGDIVLAHGVCNAEATERGLSTEDHLTHLIVHGTLHLLGYDHLTDDEGDAMETIERDALATLGIADPYAIRED; this is encoded by the coding sequence ATGATCGAGATCGCGCTGTCGCACGAGGCGCCGTGGCCGGACGCGGACTGGGAAACGCTGGCCGCCGCGGGCGCGCGCGCCGCGATCACCGCCACGCCATACGGCACGCTGCTCACCTCCCCCGCCGCGGTCGAGATCAGCGTCCGCCTGACCTCCGACGACGAGGTGCACGCGCTCAACCGGCAGTATCGCGGCAAGGACAAGCCGACCAACGTCCTGTCCTTTCCGATGGTGCAGCCGGACCTCATCGATACCGTCAGCCAGAATTCGGACGACGGCGAGGTGCTGCTGGGCGACATCGTGCTGGCGCACGGCGTGTGCAACGCGGAGGCGACGGAGCGCGGCCTATCGACCGAGGATCACCTGACGCATTTGATCGTGCACGGCACGCTGCATCTGCTAGGCTACGATCATCTGACCGACGACGAGGGGGATGCGATGGAGACGATCGAGCGCGATGCGCTCGCGACGCTCGGCATTGCTGACCCCTACGCCATACGAGAGGACTAA
- a CDS encoding adenosine kinase — MTQPAYDVVAIGNAIVDILSPATDAFVADNGMTKGAMALVFSPEDADALYAKMGPGQEVSGGSAANTIAGMAALGGNCAFIGQVADDQLGDVFAHDIRAAGIRFDTEARPGSPTTGRCMIFVTPDGQRTMNTFLGASHYLPEAALDRALIADAQFLYLEGYLWDPEEPRAAMRAAIDVARAAGRKVAFTLSAEFVIDRHRDAFHELIDARLIDVLFANEAEIVSLTQAADTEAAIAAVKDKVPLVVVTLSEAGACAVAGDRRVRVPAAPVDKVVDTTGAGDLFAAGFLHGQARGWDLERSLKLGALCAAEIISHFGARPLADMKALAARV, encoded by the coding sequence GTGACCCAGCCTGCCTATGATGTCGTCGCGATCGGCAATGCGATCGTCGACATCCTCTCCCCCGCAACCGACGCCTTCGTCGCCGACAACGGCATGACGAAGGGCGCGATGGCGCTCGTCTTCTCGCCCGAGGATGCCGACGCGCTCTATGCCAAGATGGGGCCGGGGCAGGAGGTGTCGGGCGGATCGGCGGCGAACACGATCGCCGGCATGGCCGCGCTCGGCGGCAACTGCGCCTTCATCGGCCAGGTCGCGGACGATCAGCTCGGCGACGTCTTCGCGCACGACATCCGCGCCGCCGGCATCCGCTTCGATACCGAGGCGCGCCCGGGCAGCCCGACGACGGGCCGCTGCATGATCTTCGTGACGCCCGACGGGCAGCGTACGATGAACACCTTTCTGGGCGCGTCGCACTATCTGCCCGAGGCCGCGCTCGACCGCGCGCTAATTGCCGACGCGCAGTTCCTCTATCTCGAGGGCTATCTGTGGGATCCCGAGGAACCGCGCGCCGCGATGCGCGCCGCGATCGACGTCGCGCGTGCCGCAGGCCGCAAGGTCGCCTTCACGCTGTCGGCCGAATTCGTCATCGATCGCCACCGCGACGCGTTCCACGAACTGATCGACGCCCGGCTGATCGACGTGCTGTTCGCCAACGAGGCGGAGATCGTGTCGCTGACGCAGGCCGCCGATACGGAGGCTGCGATCGCCGCGGTGAAGGACAAGGTGCCGCTCGTCGTGGTGACGCTGAGCGAGGCGGGCGCCTGCGCCGTCGCGGGCGATCGCCGCGTGCGCGTGCCCGCGGCGCCGGTCGACAAGGTGGTCGACACGACCGGGGCGGGCGATCTGTTCGCCGCGGGCTTCCTCCACGGCCAGGCGCGTGGCTGGGATCTCGAACGCTCGCTGAAGCTCGGTGCCTTGTGTGCGGCGGAGATCATCAGCCACTTCGGCGCGCGCCCGCTCGCCGACATGAAGGCGCTCGCCGCGCGGGTATGA
- a CDS encoding hemolysin family protein: MSDDRSSAGNGAPNDGSIWRGLRTLIFGDTEEATLRDVLEAAIDRHEEDPGPEAKGDMTPLERQMVRNLLHFSERDAGDVGVPRADIIAIEEQTTFDELVHVFAEAGVSRLPVYRERLDTIVGMVHIKDVFAILATDAARPADITTLIRQPLFVPMSRGALDLLADMRQTRVHLAVVLDEYSGTEGLVTIEDLIEEIVGEIEDEHDEAPAALLVPLDGGAWEADARVELEDIAETVDARFDEEDSDVDTIGGLTAVLAGRVPEAGECVDHASGWRIEVIDADERRVNRVRLHPPVPAPEEE; the protein is encoded by the coding sequence GTGTCCGACGACCGAAGTAGCGCCGGCAACGGCGCACCCAATGACGGCAGCATCTGGCGCGGCCTGCGTACCCTGATCTTCGGCGATACCGAGGAAGCGACGCTGCGCGACGTGCTCGAGGCGGCGATCGACCGGCACGAGGAAGATCCCGGCCCCGAGGCGAAGGGTGACATGACGCCGCTCGAGCGGCAGATGGTGCGCAACCTTCTCCATTTCAGCGAGCGCGACGCCGGCGACGTCGGCGTGCCGCGCGCGGACATTATCGCGATCGAGGAGCAGACGACGTTCGACGAGCTCGTCCACGTCTTCGCCGAGGCGGGCGTCAGCCGCCTGCCCGTCTATCGCGAGCGGCTCGATACGATCGTCGGCATGGTCCACATCAAGGACGTGTTCGCGATCCTCGCTACCGACGCGGCTCGACCGGCCGACATCACCACGCTGATCCGCCAGCCGCTGTTCGTGCCGATGAGCCGCGGCGCGCTCGACCTGCTCGCCGACATGCGCCAGACGCGCGTCCACCTCGCCGTCGTGCTCGACGAATATTCGGGCACCGAGGGGCTGGTGACGATCGAGGACCTGATCGAGGAGATCGTCGGCGAGATCGAGGACGAGCATGACGAAGCGCCGGCCGCTTTGCTCGTGCCGCTCGACGGCGGTGCGTGGGAGGCCGATGCGCGCGTCGAGCTGGAGGACATCGCGGAGACGGTAGACGCGCGCTTCGACGAGGAAGACAGCGACGTCGACACGATCGGCGGGCTGACCGCGGTGCTCGCCGGGCGGGTGCCCGAGGCCGGCGAATGCGTCGACCATGCCAGCGGCTGGCGGATCGAGGTGATCGACGCCGACGAACGCCGCGTCAATCGCGTCCGCCTCCACCCGCCGGTGCCGGCGCCGGAAGAGGAATAG